A single Phragmites australis chromosome 4, lpPhrAust1.1, whole genome shotgun sequence DNA region contains:
- the LOC133916263 gene encoding acetate--CoA ligase CCL3-like: MAVERDIDELPRNDANYTALTPLWFLERAALTHPGRASVVHGPVRYTWADTYRRCRRLASSLARRSVGHGSTVAVIAPNVPAIYEAHFGVPMAGAVVNCINIRLNAATVAFLLDHSSAEVVMVDQEFFSLAEDSLRIIADQKKGAFKHPLLIVIGDQTCDPAALQSALRKGAIEYETFLEGGDPEFAWKPPQDEWKSIALGYTSGTTSSPKGVVLHHRGAYLMSLSGALIWGMNEGAVYLWTLPMFHCNGWCYTWTLAALCGTSVCLRQVSAKAIFSAIGSEGVTHFCGAPVVLNTIINAPPADTILPLPHVVNVMTAGAAPPPSVLAAMSKLGFRITHTYGLSETYGPSTVCAWKPEWDSLPADERARLHARQGIRYVGLEGLDIVDPKTMVPVPADGTTMGEIVMRGNGVMKGYLKNPKANAEAFENGWFHSGDLGVRHADGYIEVKDRAKDIIISGGENISSLEVEKVVYLHPAVLEASVVARADEQWGESPCAFVTLKDAVDLSDVAALARDIMRFCRERLPGYWVPKSVVFGPLPKTATGKIKKHELRAKAKELGPLRKSRM, encoded by the exons ATGGCGGTGGAGCGGGACATCGACGAGCTGCCGCGGAACGACGCCAACTACACGGCGCTCACGCCGCTCTGGTTCCTCGAGCGCGCCGCGCTGACCCACCCGGGCAGGGCGTCCGTCGTGCACGGCCCCGTGCGCTACACTTGGGCGGACACCTACCGCCGGTGCCGCCGCCTCGCCTCCTCTCTCGCGCGCCGATCCGTCGGCCACGGCAGCACG GTAGCTGTAATAGCTCCAAATGTCCCAGCAATTTATGAAGCTCATTTTGGAGTTCCCATGGCCGGAGCGGTGGTCAACTGCATCAACATTCGACTAAATGCTGCCACTGTCGCATTTCTCTTGGATCACTCATCGGCTGAAGTTGTGATGGTTGACCAGGAATTTTTCTCCCTGGCAGAGGATTCTTTGAGAATTATTGCAGATCAAAAGAAAGGTGCTTTCAAACATCCACTTCTTATAGTTATTGGTGACCAAACCTGTGATCCTGCAGCCCTCCAAAGTGCTTTGAGGAAAGGAGCCATTGAGTATGAGACTTTCTTGGAAGGTGGTGATCCTGAGTTTGCCTGGAAACCACCGCAGGATGAATGGAAGAGTATTGCCTTAGGTTATACTTCGGGGACAACTTCTAGCCCAAAGGGCGTGGTATTGCATCACAGGGGAGCTTACCTAATGTCACTGAGTGGTGCTCTGATATGGGGAATGAATGAGGGCGCTGTTTACTTGTGGACTTTGCCTATGTTCCACTGTAACGGCTGGTGCTATACATGGACGCTTGCTGCTCTCTGTGGAACAAGCGTATGTCTTCGTCAG GTTTCAGCGAAGGCCATCTTCTCAGCGATAGGCAGCGAGGGTGTGACTCACTTCTGTGGGGCTCCCGTTGTCCTCAACACCATCATCAACGCCCCTCCGGCAGACACCATTCTCCCCCTGCCTCACGTCGTCAATGTCATGACTGCCGGCGCTGCCCCGCCACCCTCCGTCCTCGCGGCTATGTCAAAGCTCGGCTTCCGCATCACCCACACCTACGGCCTGTCGGAGACGTACGGGCCGTCCACGGTGTGCGCCTGGAAGCCAGAGTGGGACAGCCTGCCAGCCGACGAGCGCGCCCGCCTCCACGCACGGCAGGGCATTCGCTACGTCGGCCTCGAGGGCCTGGACATTGTCGACCCGAAGACGATGGTGCCCGTCCCGGCCGACGGCACCACGATGGGGGAGATTGTCATGCGAGGGAACGGCGTCATGAAGGGCTACCTGAAGAACCCGAAGGCGAACGCCGAGGCGTTCGAGAACGGGTGGTTCCACTCTGGCGACCTAGGCGTCCGGCACGCCGACGGGTACATCGAGGTGAAGGACCGCGCCAAGGACATCATCATCTCCGGCGGGGAGAACATCAGCAGCCTGGAGGTGGAGAAGGTGGTGTACCTGCACCCGGCGGTGCTGGAGGCATCGGTGGTTGCGCGGGCCGACGAGCAGTGGGGGGAGTCGCCGTGCGCGTTCGTGACGCTCAAGGACGCTGTGGACCTTTCCGACGTGGCGGCGCTGGCGCGCGACATCATGAGGTTCTGCCGCGAGAGGCTTCCCGGCTACTGGGTGCCCAAGTCCGTGGTGTTCGGGCCGCTGCCGAAGACGGCCACCGGCAAGATCAAGAAGCATGAGCTCAGGGCCAAGGCCAAGGAACTGGGTCCGCTCCGGAAGAGCAGGATGTGA